Below is a genomic region from Spirochaetota bacterium.
CATTGTCGGTACGCGGCATGCCGAACGGGTATCGTCTCCCTTTGCCGACCTCGGATTCAAGCCGCTCCTTGTCCACGGCATTCACATTGAACGGCGGATTGGCGAGGACAAAATCGAAGGTTCCCGTGCTGGTATGCGGATCATCGTAATAGGATATTGCTTTTCGTATGTCGCCTTCAAGGCCGTGCATTGCAAGGTTCATTCGACAGAGCGCTACCGTTGCACCTTCTTTCTCCTGACCATGGATTGATAATTCAGTTGATGGATTTTTCCGATGCTCAAGAACGAAACGGGCGCTTTGAACGAACATACCGCCTGAACCGCAGGCCGGATCGAGCACGCGTCCATGGAACGGCTCTATTATTTCAGCTATCAGCCGTACAATGCTTGACGGCGTATAGAACTCGCCGCCTTTCTGTCCTTCCGTACGGGCGAACTCACCGAGGAAATACTCATAGATACGCCCGAATACATCGAAGCTCGTTGCGGCGGATATAGTCGAAACATCCTTGAACAATTCTTTGAGTATCTTGCTATCGAACTCCTGATACGTTCGCGGCAGTACGCCTTTCATCTGAGGGTTCTGATCCTCAATATCCTTCATCGCATCATTGACAGCCTTGCCGATATTGCTGCTCTCCGGCAGATTAAGCAGATGATCGAATCGCGATTTTTCCGAGAGATACAAAATGCCTTCGGCGTGATACGCTGCAGGTTCATCCAATCGTGACCCGCGCCGTGAAGATGATGCCGCCTTTTCAAGCTGCGCTCGGCGTTTAAGAAAACGAATATCGGCGAAGCGCAGGAATATGAGACCGAGCACCGGGGTTGAATATTCAGAAGACTTTAAGCCGCTGTTTGCGCGCAGTTGATCGGCTGTATCCCAGAGGCGTTTTTCCAATGCGTCTGATGCGGTATCCTTTTCTGTAGGTGCAATCCATTGCATGATAAATCCTTGCCGATCTTCAATACATTAGCAATGTGCAGTATAAACCAAATGAGCTGTTCACGCAATTTGATCTATTTCGTCAGTCTCCCTTACTTGCAGCACGGTACAGATCTTCAAAGGTAAAATTCCTTGACCCCATTGAACCTTTTATCCCGAGTTTTTTCTTTGAAATAGGTGTAAGGAATGCCAGGAATGGCTCGCCAAGAGTGAGTAATATCAGCTCTTTCGACGGTGTCTCGTTCATTATTTCTCGAGTGGCGCCCTTTGGGTCGTGATGATTATGATATTTCAGGTATGTCAGGAACTTCGGCTTTGTAACCACATCGATCTCTTTGATCGGTGCCATCCAGGATATGCCGGGTTCGACCCGTATCAATGATTGTTTTGTAAAATAATCTGGTGCTTTCCCGGTGAAGTACGGTGCAAAGTATCTGTTCCCTTCAGCTGATTTAAAGAATTTAGGCTGGCTCTTATAGATATGGTACTTGAAAAAGAGCGCGATGGAATCCCCGCTGAGATCCCGAACATAAATCTCTCTGTTGTTCCTGACCATACCTTCTGCCTCCATGTATGAGATAAGTTCTTCCGCAATGCGAAGTGCGGTTCTATCATGTTTTTCGTTCCGTGACAGCATCAATTTCGACAACGCTTTATGGATAATTGTCCATGTCACGAACGTTATCCGTTTCCTGTACGATGCCGGTAATTCGTGCAGCCATGAATTGACGTGAAAGGAGCCTCGATCGATAAGCACTAACGATACAGGCCGACGTTGATCAAATGCCTTAAGGTACTTCTTTATCTGCAATGCATTTTGCGAAAAATTAAATTTCGCTTCAATTATGACCTTTCCCGAAGGCAGATCCAGAACGATATCATGCCTGCTCGCATCATTCTGAACTTCTTCGATCACTATGGTGGCATTCGTTGTGTCTATTTCAGATGAAAAAAGACGCCCAATCGCCATGGGGAAATGATAAATTAAATATGCCAATCCTGCGGTAAGTGTTGTCTCTCGTGACCTACCGAATGTACTGAAAAGATTGTCGACCGGATAACGGGCCCGTATGATCCTGCCCATTATTTGACAGACCCATGCAAAACAGAGCGGCCATTCTTTTGAATTACCATGCCATTACCCAATTCCTTCAACACAGTATATTACCGCAAGTTCATACCGTCAAGTATGTCTACGAGACTGTCGCGAAAATGGCATTCATCCGTAACGAAGAATAATGGGCATCAAAATTACATCAGAATCGATGAAAACAAGGGGTCATGACCTTGTTCTCTCCATATGATCTGACATTCATTGTGCAGTTTCATATTCATTTCTGAAGATAGATTTTCGCGGCATATTTTTCTGCATGTATTGTCGATACCGCTATATTTCTTCCCCCCTTTCCCTTCTCAGAGGGGAAAGGGGCCGGGGGTTAGGGGTGCGTTTTGGCGTCAAAATATTAGTCTATAGACAGCGTACACAAGGATATGCTGAACCTGACCTGGGCCGTCCACAACACGGACAAGGCCGTAAGACACCCGGCCAAATTCACGGTCACCATGGAGCAGGATATGCTGTGCTTGACCAAGGTACTACGGCACAGGGAATAGGATATGCGGGCCGTAACACAGTCCATGCCCTCCATAGATGACTATGTAGCCGACTTGTCCTGGGTTATAGTCTCCGCGACCATAGATATTGTGCTTACGGAGTAGAATTATATGCCTACGATCTGAATTCTGCGCCTTAGAGCGGAAATTGCGGCAATAAAAAAACCGGACAGGATGTATATCCTGCCCGGCACCCTTTCTGCAGATACGTCCGTTGTCTATGCGGACTTCTTTTCCTCCTTTACGGCCTGCGTTCTCGGCCCTCTATTCGATTCCCGGGACACTTCGTCACGCAGACTTTTCAGTCTCCGCGACAGCGGGTCCTTCTTCCCGAGACTGCCGACGATAAGCTCGACCACCGCGGACGCTTCGGCATAAGCGCTCTCCACGGTTTCACGGGAGCGTGCAGATATTTTCTGCGACTCCGCCCGCGTCTTGATCTGGCCGTCCTCGGCGGCGAACGCTTCGGTCACGAGCGTTTCCAGTTTTGCCGCCTTCACGGACGCATCCACGCCCGCGGGCTTGAGGTTTTCGCCGCTGGACTTGAGCACTTCAAGTATCCTTTTGGCGAAATCCCTCTTCGAGGTTTCTGTCAGCGATGCCATGTGGCACCTCCTTGTGTGTATTCTGAAGGCCGTCCTTACGGAACATGCCGTTCATTCCGGCGTTACCATAATACCGAACGGCGATCTTGTATATCACTCCAAAGGGCTATTTTGTCGATTTCGGTTCATCTGGTACTGCTGGTACTGGGTGATTTTTGCTGACGGCTCACACCGTGTCCCCTCCACTGGAAAATAGCGCGCTCCCGCTGTATACTCCGCCCATGACGCTCAACGTCCACTCG
It encodes:
- a CDS encoding class I SAM-dependent DNA methyltransferase, which produces MQWIAPTEKDTASDALEKRLWDTADQLRANSGLKSSEYSTPVLGLIFLRFADIRFLKRRAQLEKAASSSRRGSRLDEPAAYHAEGILYLSEKSRFDHLLNLPESSNIGKAVNDAMKDIEDQNPQMKGVLPRTYQEFDSKILKELFKDVSTISAATSFDVFGRIYEYFLGEFARTEGQKGGEFYTPSSIVRLIAEIIEPFHGRVLDPACGSGGMFVQSARFVLEHRKNPSTELSIHGQEKEGATVALCRMNLAMHGLEGDIRKAISYYDDPHTSTGTFDFVLANPPFNVNAVDKERLESEVGKGRRYPFGMPRTDNANYLWIQLFYSALNAKGRAGFVMANSASDARSSEQDIRQKIIEDGGVDVMIAVGPNVFYTVTLPCTLWFFDKGKRNVASTLRQAQRNASSATGRSKTVLFIDARHIYRQIDRAHRDWSEAQISFISNIVRLYRGEELDFVIGGKEAEDKIAEVFGKKTKYKDVLGLCKVATLKEIEKQGWSLNPGRYVGVAPGEDVSDEDFKEKLETLNDELVKLNGEAHTLEKTIAKNVAEILGK